In a single window of the Streptomyces sp. NBC_00094 genome:
- a CDS encoding ScpA family protein, with the protein MHKAFAETSRPPGRRPLGSGPGETPEPVSLAAPVKAAGEGVAEAAEPGGGRFTVRLANFEGPFDLLLQLITKHKLDVTEVALSQVTDEFMAHLRALGPDGDLDQTTEFLVVAATLLDLKTARLLPVAEVEDEADLALLEARDLLFARLLQYRAYKRIADIFQERWEAEGHRHPRTVGLEPHHAELLPEVVISLGLEGFAKLAVKAMQPKAEPQVYVDHIHAPLVSVREQASVVVALLRERGTAAFRELIEDAGDTLTVVARFLALLELYREKAVALDQETALGELTVTWSGGDGETRVTDEFDPESAGGRESAPARVPASDRRSARVHVSAPETEAQE; encoded by the coding sequence ATGCACAAGGCCTTTGCCGAAACGTCCCGCCCGCCGGGCCGCCGCCCCCTGGGCAGCGGCCCGGGCGAGACGCCGGAGCCCGTTTCCCTCGCGGCACCGGTGAAGGCGGCGGGGGAGGGCGTGGCGGAGGCCGCCGAGCCCGGCGGCGGGCGGTTCACCGTACGGCTCGCGAACTTCGAGGGGCCCTTCGACCTGCTCCTCCAGCTGATCACCAAGCACAAGCTGGACGTCACCGAGGTCGCCCTCTCCCAGGTCACCGACGAGTTCATGGCGCACCTCCGTGCCCTGGGGCCGGACGGAGACCTCGACCAGACCACCGAGTTCCTCGTCGTCGCCGCCACCCTGCTCGACCTCAAGACCGCCCGGCTGCTGCCCGTGGCCGAGGTGGAGGACGAGGCCGACCTCGCCCTCCTGGAAGCCCGCGACCTGCTCTTCGCCCGCCTCCTCCAGTACCGCGCGTACAAGCGGATCGCGGACATCTTCCAGGAGCGCTGGGAGGCCGAGGGGCACCGCCACCCCCGTACCGTCGGTCTCGAACCGCACCACGCCGAGCTGCTCCCCGAGGTCGTCATCTCCCTCGGCCTCGAGGGCTTCGCCAAGCTGGCCGTCAAGGCCATGCAGCCCAAGGCCGAGCCCCAGGTGTACGTCGACCACATCCACGCCCCGCTGGTCAGCGTCCGCGAGCAGGCCTCCGTGGTCGTCGCGCTGCTCCGCGAGCGCGGGACGGCGGCCTTCCGCGAGCTGATCGAGGACGCCGGCGACACCCTCACCGTCGTCGCCCGCTTCCTCGCCCTGCTGGAGCTCTACCGGGAGAAGGCCGTCGCCCTCGACCAGGAGACCGCCCTCGGGGAGCTCACCGTCACGTGGTCCGGCGGCGACGGGGAGACCCGGGTCACCGACGAGTTCGACCCGGAGTCCGCCGGGGGGCGGGAATCCGCCCCGGCCCGGGTGCCCGCCTCGGACCGGCGGTCCGCCCGGGTCCACGTATCCGCCCCAGAAACGGAGGCCCAGGAGTGA
- a CDS encoding ParA family protein — MKTMDGLHVNATAGNEMGRESTHFAAYDEVPEGHFYDPDAEYEPDPEYAATLAPDAARQRRERIGPTGRPLPYFPIPGPLTDHGPATIIAMCNQKGGVGKTTSTINLGAALAEYGRRVLLVDFDPQGALSVGLGVNPMELDLTVYNLLMERGMSADEVLLKTAVPNMDLLPSNIDLSAAEVQLVSEVARESTLQRALKPLLNDYDYIVIDCQPSLGLLTVNALTAAHKVIVPLECEFFALRGVALLTETIEKVQERLNPDLELDGILATMYDSRTVHSREVLARVVEAFDDHVYHTVIGRTVRFPETTVAGEPITTYASNSVGAAAYRQLAREVLARCHAE; from the coding sequence ATGAAGACGATGGACGGCCTACACGTGAACGCCACGGCCGGCAACGAGATGGGCCGAGAGTCCACCCACTTCGCCGCCTATGACGAGGTGCCCGAGGGGCACTTCTACGACCCCGACGCCGAGTACGAGCCCGACCCGGAGTACGCGGCCACCCTCGCACCCGACGCTGCCCGCCAGCGCCGCGAGCGGATCGGCCCCACCGGACGGCCGCTGCCGTACTTCCCGATCCCGGGTCCCCTGACCGACCACGGACCCGCGACGATCATCGCGATGTGCAACCAGAAGGGCGGCGTCGGCAAGACCACGTCGACCATCAACCTGGGTGCCGCGCTCGCCGAGTACGGACGACGGGTGCTGCTCGTCGACTTCGACCCGCAGGGAGCCCTGTCGGTCGGCCTCGGCGTGAACCCGATGGAGCTCGACCTCACCGTCTACAACCTGCTCATGGAGCGGGGCATGTCGGCGGACGAGGTCCTCCTCAAGACCGCCGTGCCCAACATGGACCTGCTGCCGAGCAACATCGACCTCTCGGCCGCCGAAGTCCAGTTGGTCAGCGAGGTCGCGCGCGAGTCGACGCTCCAGCGCGCCCTGAAGCCGCTGCTGAACGACTACGACTACATCGTGATCGACTGTCAGCCCTCGCTCGGCCTGCTGACCGTGAACGCCCTGACGGCGGCTCACAAGGTCATCGTGCCGCTGGAATGCGAGTTCTTCGCCCTGCGCGGAGTGGCGCTGCTGACCGAGACGATCGAGAAGGTCCAGGAGCGGCTCAACCCCGACCTGGAGCTCGACGGCATCCTCGCCACGATGTACGACTCGCGGACGGTGCACAGCCGTGAGGTCCTGGCGCGCGTCGTCGAGGCCTTCGACGACCACGTCTACCACACGGTCATCGGGCGGACGGTGCGCTTCCCGGAGACCACGGTCGCCGGCGAGCCCATCACCACCTACGCCTCCAACTCCGTGGGCGCCGCCGCCTACCGCCAGCTCGCCAGGGAGGTGCTCGCCCGGTGTCACGCCGAGTGA
- the ald gene encoding alanine dehydrogenase, with protein MKVGIPREVKNNEFRVAITPAGVHELVRHGHQVFIEQNAGVGSSITDEEYVAAGAEILVTADEVWATADLLLKVKEPIAEEYHRLRKDQTLFTYLHLAASRECTDALLESGTTAIAYETVETANRALPLLAPMSEVAGRLAPQVGAYHLMRSVGGRGVLPGGVPGTHAGECVVIGGGVSGWNATQIAVGMGFHVTLLDRDINKLREADKIFGTKVKTIVSNAYELEKAVVEADLVIGAVLIPGAKAPKLVTNELVAKMKPGSVLVDIAIDQGGCFEDSHATTHAEPTFQVHNSVFYCVANMPGAVPNTSTYALTNATLPYIVSLANNGWVEALRRDSALALGLNTHDGKVVYKEVAEAHGLEHLELQTLLG; from the coding sequence ATGAAGGTCGGCATCCCCCGCGAGGTCAAGAACAACGAGTTCCGCGTGGCCATCACCCCTGCCGGTGTCCACGAGCTCGTCCGCCACGGCCACCAGGTCTTCATCGAGCAGAACGCCGGTGTCGGCTCCTCGATCACGGACGAGGAGTACGTCGCCGCCGGTGCCGAGATCCTCGTCACCGCCGACGAGGTCTGGGCCACCGCCGACCTGCTGCTCAAGGTCAAGGAGCCCATCGCGGAGGAGTACCACCGCCTTCGCAAGGACCAGACCCTCTTCACGTACCTGCACCTCGCCGCCTCCCGCGAGTGCACGGACGCGCTGCTGGAGTCCGGCACCACGGCCATCGCCTACGAGACCGTCGAGACCGCGAACCGCGCCCTGCCGCTGCTCGCCCCGATGTCCGAGGTCGCGGGCCGCCTGGCCCCGCAGGTCGGCGCCTACCACCTGATGCGCTCGGTCGGCGGCCGTGGCGTCCTCCCCGGCGGCGTCCCCGGCACCCACGCCGGCGAGTGCGTCGTCATCGGCGGCGGCGTCTCCGGCTGGAACGCCACCCAGATCGCCGTCGGCATGGGCTTCCACGTGACCCTGCTCGACCGTGACATCAACAAGCTCCGCGAGGCCGACAAGATCTTCGGCACCAAGGTGAAGACGATCGTCTCCAACGCCTACGAGCTGGAGAAGGCCGTCGTCGAGGCCGACCTCGTCATCGGTGCCGTCCTCATCCCGGGCGCCAAGGCCCCGAAGCTGGTCACCAACGAGCTCGTCGCCAAGATGAAGCCCGGAAGTGTCCTTGTCGACATTGCGATCGACCAGGGCGGCTGCTTCGAGGACTCCCACGCGACCACCCACGCCGAGCCGACCTTCCAGGTCCACAACTCGGTCTTCTACTGCGTCGCCAACATGCCGGGCGCCGTCCCGAACACCTCCACCTACGCCCTCACCAACGCCACGCTGCCCTACATCGTGTCGCTGGCGAACAACGGCTGGGTCGAGGCGCTGCGCCGCGACTCCGCGCTCGCCCTGGGCCTCAACACCCATGACGGCAAGGTGGTTTACAAGGAGGTCGCCGAGGCGCACGGCCTCGAGCACCTGGAGCTCCAGACCCTCCTGGGCTGA
- a CDS encoding AAA family ATPase, whose product MTDQAVAAAVDRRFFGRQRELKALRADIERTGLDTLTGRKAPRARVLLVAGKPGSGRTALAEELAGGLADRYPDGVFRARLTEPGGDPVPTARVAQELLAALGVAEPPGAAEDELTELVRHALAGRRAVLILDDAVDAAQADPLIPDNPDTLVVGVSKGPLTGIPDVRPCTLGGLDPKSAIELLTAFTGSVRITVDPQAAETLVEACGGMPGAVVLAGGWLAARPKASVADLSKQLRGLTGDPLTRAFVLAHEALPATAARILRFLSLAPLGRADAHTASALAGCSVSAAATTLADFAAMGLVSGGDDGQYEVPGHLVPLLRAQLEERDRPAEVQLARARMLERTVRLLQSCRAVTEPEGSPARRKLAGLPRALRFPARAAGADWLRSRQPVLLASARLAVADGELDTLARRLIASLVRALAAHRGAEAAAPELYGLHQLVLDVAERRGLHRERAAALLNLADLDARTGRTKDALLRYRLALEAGRAANDPYATGRAMESVGGSYQELGDWQRAGDWFGRALAQRLARDERADQARLYARLGAVHTYAGRYGEALRNWRAAAAGYRRLADLPGHARALSEVARVQEYAGRPEESLRTCEEAVEWARRAEDARLQAALQMRLADTLDRLGDPAAARLHRAAAERLLETQAAAYEIRSGFEKD is encoded by the coding sequence GTGACGGATCAGGCGGTGGCGGCGGCCGTGGACCGGCGGTTCTTCGGCCGGCAGCGGGAGCTCAAGGCTCTGCGCGCCGACATCGAGCGGACGGGCCTCGACACCCTCACGGGCCGCAAGGCACCCCGCGCCCGGGTCCTCCTCGTCGCCGGGAAACCCGGCTCCGGCCGTACCGCCCTCGCCGAGGAACTGGCCGGCGGGCTCGCCGACCGGTACCCGGACGGGGTCTTCCGCGCCCGGCTCACCGAGCCCGGCGGCGATCCCGTCCCCACCGCCCGCGTCGCCCAGGAGCTCCTGGCCGCGCTGGGCGTGGCCGAACCCCCCGGCGCCGCCGAGGACGAGCTGACCGAGCTGGTCCGCCACGCGCTCGCCGGGCGCCGGGCCGTCCTGATCCTCGACGACGCCGTCGACGCCGCCCAGGCCGACCCGCTGATCCCCGACAACCCCGACACCCTGGTCGTCGGGGTCTCCAAGGGGCCGCTCACCGGCATCCCCGACGTACGGCCCTGCACGCTCGGCGGACTCGACCCCAAGTCGGCCATCGAGCTGCTCACCGCCTTCACCGGTTCCGTCCGCATCACGGTCGACCCGCAGGCCGCCGAGACGCTGGTCGAGGCGTGCGGCGGGATGCCCGGCGCGGTCGTCCTCGCCGGGGGCTGGCTCGCCGCCCGTCCCAAGGCCTCCGTCGCCGACCTCTCGAAGCAGCTGCGCGGGCTGACCGGCGACCCGCTCACCCGGGCCTTCGTGCTCGCCCACGAGGCGCTGCCGGCGACCGCCGCCCGGATACTGCGATTCCTCTCCCTGGCCCCGCTCGGCCGGGCCGACGCCCACACCGCCTCCGCCCTGGCCGGCTGCTCGGTCTCCGCGGCGGCCACCACCCTCGCCGACTTCGCCGCCATGGGGCTCGTCTCCGGCGGTGACGACGGGCAGTACGAGGTCCCCGGCCATCTCGTCCCCCTCCTTCGCGCCCAGCTGGAGGAGCGCGACCGGCCCGCCGAGGTGCAGCTCGCCCGGGCCAGGATGCTGGAGCGGACCGTACGGCTCCTCCAGTCGTGCCGTGCGGTCACCGAACCCGAGGGCTCGCCGGCCCGCCGGAAGCTGGCCGGGCTGCCGCGCGCCCTGCGCTTCCCGGCCAGGGCCGCAGGGGCCGACTGGCTGCGTTCCCGGCAGCCCGTCCTCCTCGCCTCCGCCCGCCTCGCCGTCGCCGACGGGGAGCTCGACACCCTGGCCCGCCGCCTCATCGCCTCCCTGGTCAGGGCGCTCGCCGCCCACCGGGGCGCCGAGGCCGCGGCCCCCGAGCTGTACGGCCTCCATCAGCTGGTCCTGGACGTGGCCGAGCGCCGCGGACTGCACCGAGAGCGGGCCGCCGCCCTGCTGAACCTGGCCGATCTCGACGCCCGGACCGGACGGACGAAGGACGCTCTGCTGCGATATCGGTTGGCATTGGAGGCCGGAAGGGCAGCAAATGATCCGTACGCGACCGGTCGAGCGATGGAATCCGTAGGTGGCTCCTACCAGGAGCTGGGGGACTGGCAGCGGGCCGGCGACTGGTTCGGGCGGGCGCTCGCCCAGCGTCTGGCCCGGGACGAGCGCGCCGACCAGGCCCGTCTGTACGCCCGCCTCGGCGCCGTACACACCTACGCCGGACGGTACGGCGAGGCCCTGCGGAACTGGCGGGCCGCCGCGGCCGGATATCGCCGGCTCGCCGATCTCCCGGGCCATGCGCGGGCGTTGAGCGAGGTGGCCCGGGTCCAGGAGTACGCGGGGCGGCCCGAGGAGTCGCTGCGGACCTGCGAGGAAGCGGTGGAGTGGGCCCGTCGGGCGGAGGACGCCAGGCTCCAGGCGGCGCTCCAGATGCGGCTCGCCGACACCCTCGACCGGCTCGGCGACCCGGCCGCCGCCAGGCTGCACAGGGCCGCAGCCGAACGATTGCTGGAAACCCAAGCCGCAGCCTACGAAATCCGCAGTGGGTTCGAGAAAGATTAG
- a CDS encoding NUDIX hydrolase — translation MELQDTPEEWRVVATTTPFQGKKTSVRTDDVVMPDGTVARRDYQVHPGSVAVLALDGQDRVLLLKQYRHPVRQRLWEIPAGLLDVPGENPLHAAQRELYEEAHVKAEDWRVLTDVYTTPGGCDEAVRIFLARDLSEAEGERYEVADEEADMELARVPLAELVRAVLAGELHNNCLVVAALALATARAGEGVEALRPADAPWPARPFAS, via the coding sequence ATGGAGTTGCAGGACACCCCGGAGGAGTGGCGGGTCGTCGCGACGACGACCCCCTTCCAGGGAAAGAAGACCAGTGTCCGCACGGACGACGTGGTCATGCCGGACGGCACGGTCGCCCGCCGCGACTACCAGGTCCACCCCGGCTCGGTGGCCGTCCTGGCCCTCGACGGGCAGGACCGGGTCCTGCTGCTCAAGCAGTACCGGCACCCGGTGCGGCAGAGGCTCTGGGAGATCCCCGCGGGGCTCCTCGACGTGCCCGGCGAGAACCCGCTGCACGCCGCCCAGCGCGAGCTGTACGAGGAGGCCCACGTCAAGGCCGAGGACTGGAGGGTCCTGACCGACGTCTACACGACCCCGGGCGGCTGCGACGAGGCCGTACGGATCTTCCTCGCCAGGGATCTCTCGGAGGCGGAGGGCGAGCGCTACGAGGTCGCCGACGAGGAGGCCGACATGGAGCTGGCGCGGGTGCCGCTCGCGGAGCTCGTCCGCGCGGTCCTCGCGGGCGAGCTGCACAACAACTGCCTGGTCGTGGCCGCCCTGGCGCTGGCCACCGCGCGGGCGGGCGAGGGCGTCGAGGCGCTGCGCCCGGCGGACGCGCCCTGGCCGGCCCGCCCGTTCGCTTCCTAG
- a CDS encoding CTP synthase, with protein sequence MPPNTTTTKHIFVTGGVASSLGKGLTASSLGALLKARGLRVTMQKLDPYLNVDPGTMNPFQHGEVFVTNDGAETDLDIGHYERFLDVDLDGSANVTTGQVYSQVIAKERRGEYLGDTVQVIPHITNEIKSRIRRMATDDVDVVITEVGGTVGDIESLPFLETVRQVRHEVGRDNVFVVHISLLPYIGPSGELKTKPTQHSVAALRNIGIQPDAIVLRADREVPTAIKRKISLMCDVDEAAVVAAIDAKSIYDIPKVLHTEGLDAYVVRKLDLPFRDVDWSTWDDLLDRVHNPDHEVTVALVGKYIDLPDAYLSITEAMRAGGFANKARVKVKWVTSDDCKTPAGAKKQLGDVDAILIPGGFGDRGVNGKIGAIQYARENKVPLLGICLGLQCIVIEAARNLADIPDANSTEFDPATAHPVVSTMEEQLAYVEGAGDLGGTMRLGLYPAKLAEGSIVREVYDDQPYVDERHRHRYEVNNAYRAELEKKAGLVFSGTSPDNKLVEYVEYPREIHPYLVATQAHPELRSRPTRPHPLFAGLVKAAVERKTGKPAK encoded by the coding sequence ATGCCGCCCAACACCACGACGACCAAGCACATCTTCGTCACCGGGGGTGTCGCGTCCTCCCTCGGCAAGGGCCTGACCGCCTCCAGCCTGGGTGCGCTCCTCAAGGCCCGCGGCCTGCGGGTCACGATGCAGAAGCTCGACCCGTACCTGAACGTCGACCCGGGCACGATGAACCCCTTCCAGCACGGCGAGGTGTTCGTCACCAACGACGGCGCCGAGACCGACCTGGACATCGGTCACTACGAGCGCTTCCTCGACGTCGACCTCGACGGCTCGGCCAACGTCACCACCGGCCAGGTCTACTCGCAGGTCATCGCCAAGGAGCGGCGCGGTGAGTACCTCGGCGACACCGTGCAGGTCATCCCGCACATCACGAACGAGATCAAGTCCCGGATCCGCCGCATGGCGACGGACGACGTGGACGTCGTCATCACCGAGGTCGGCGGCACGGTCGGCGACATCGAGTCCCTGCCGTTCCTGGAGACCGTCCGCCAGGTCCGCCACGAGGTCGGTCGCGACAACGTCTTCGTCGTGCACATCTCGCTGCTGCCGTACATCGGCCCGTCCGGCGAGCTGAAGACCAAGCCGACCCAGCACTCGGTCGCCGCCCTGCGCAACATCGGCATCCAGCCGGACGCGATCGTGCTGCGCGCCGACCGCGAGGTCCCGACCGCCATCAAGCGCAAGATCTCGCTGATGTGCGACGTCGACGAGGCCGCGGTCGTCGCCGCGATCGACGCCAAGTCGATCTACGACATCCCGAAGGTGCTGCACACCGAGGGCCTGGACGCCTACGTCGTCCGCAAGCTCGACCTGCCGTTCCGCGACGTGGACTGGTCCACCTGGGACGACCTGCTGGACCGCGTCCACAACCCCGACCACGAGGTCACGGTCGCGCTCGTCGGCAAGTACATCGACCTGCCCGACGCCTACCTCTCGATCACCGAGGCCATGCGCGCCGGCGGCTTCGCCAACAAGGCCCGCGTCAAGGTCAAGTGGGTCACCTCCGACGACTGCAAGACGCCGGCCGGCGCCAAGAAGCAGCTCGGCGACGTCGACGCGATCCTCATCCCCGGCGGCTTCGGCGACCGCGGTGTGAACGGCAAGATCGGCGCGATCCAGTACGCCCGTGAGAACAAGGTGCCGCTGCTCGGCATCTGCCTCGGTCTGCAGTGCATCGTCATCGAGGCCGCGCGGAACCTGGCGGACATCCCGGACGCCAACTCCACCGAGTTCGACCCGGCCACCGCGCACCCCGTCGTCTCCACGATGGAGGAGCAGCTCGCGTACGTCGAGGGCGCCGGTGACCTGGGCGGAACGATGCGCCTGGGCCTGTACCCGGCGAAGCTCGCCGAGGGCTCGATCGTCCGCGAGGTCTACGACGACCAGCCGTACGTGGACGAGCGCCACCGTCACCGCTACGAGGTGAACAACGCCTACCGCGCGGAGCTGGAGAAGAAGGCCGGCCTGGTCTTCTCCGGCACCTCCCCGGACAACAAGCTCGTCGAGTACGTCGAGTACCCGCGCGAGATCCACCCCTACCTGGTCGCCACCCAGGCGCACCCGGAGCTCCGCTCCCGCCCGACCCGCCCGCACCCGCTCTTCGCGGGCCTCGTCAAGGCGGCCGTCGAGCGCAAGACGGGCAAGCCGGCCAAGTAG
- a CDS encoding glycoside hydrolase family 15 protein, whose amino-acid sequence MQTAALVCRDGSVDWLCLPRFDSHAVFAGLLGTEEHGFWRVGPAGPEDAEAAPADRRRYVGDSLVLESEWDTPRGTVRVTDFMPPRDGAPQIIRIVEGVTGRVAMRSALRMRFSYGRIVPWVHKVGERTVAVAGPDSVWLDTDAETHGEDLTTYSEFTVSPGDRITFTLSWQPSHKEPPALPDPEGSLEATADFWREWVEHCTYHGPYREAVVRSLITLKALTYAPTGGIVAAPTTSLPEEIGGVRNWDYRYTWLRDAAITLSSMLRTGYREEARAWRDWLLRAVAGDPENLQIMYGIAGERELGEAELDWLPGYENSGPVRVGNGAANQLQLDVYGEVTEALHLAHMTGLSRNDYASLLQLKLIRYLETHWDQPDEGIWEVRGPRRHFTHSKVMAWVAVDRTIKLIESGDADGPLERWRELRDEIHRDVCEKGYDKERNTFTQSYGSKELDASLLLIPQMGFLPPDDKRVIGTIEAIQRELSTEDGFVLRYPTAGEEAGVDGLEGDEGAFLACSFWLADDLAMIGRVDEARTLFEKLLSLRNDLGLLAEEWDPRLQRQVGNFPQAFSHVPLIDTALRLTASGAYGG is encoded by the coding sequence ATGCAGACCGCCGCCCTGGTCTGCCGGGACGGCAGTGTCGACTGGCTGTGTCTCCCACGCTTCGACTCCCACGCGGTCTTCGCGGGGCTGCTCGGTACGGAGGAACACGGGTTCTGGCGGGTCGGCCCCGCCGGACCCGAGGACGCCGAGGCTGCCCCCGCCGACCGGCGTCGGTACGTGGGCGACTCGCTCGTCCTGGAGTCCGAGTGGGACACCCCGCGCGGCACGGTCCGGGTGACCGACTTCATGCCGCCGCGTGACGGCGCCCCCCAGATCATCCGGATCGTGGAGGGCGTCACCGGCCGCGTGGCGATGCGCTCCGCGCTGCGGATGCGCTTCAGCTACGGCCGGATCGTGCCCTGGGTCCACAAGGTGGGCGAGCGCACGGTGGCCGTCGCCGGGCCCGACTCCGTATGGCTGGACACGGACGCGGAGACGCACGGCGAGGACCTCACCACGTACTCCGAGTTCACCGTCTCGCCCGGCGACCGGATCACCTTCACGCTCTCCTGGCAGCCCTCTCACAAGGAGCCGCCGGCGCTGCCCGACCCGGAGGGCTCGCTGGAGGCGACCGCCGACTTCTGGCGCGAGTGGGTCGAGCACTGCACGTACCACGGCCCCTACCGGGAGGCGGTCGTCCGCTCGCTGATCACCCTGAAGGCGCTGACGTACGCGCCGACCGGCGGGATCGTGGCCGCGCCGACCACCTCGCTGCCCGAGGAGATCGGCGGCGTCCGCAACTGGGACTACCGCTACACCTGGCTGCGGGACGCGGCGATCACCCTCTCCTCCATGCTGCGCACCGGCTACCGCGAGGAGGCCCGTGCCTGGCGGGACTGGCTGCTCCGCGCCGTCGCCGGCGACCCCGAGAACCTCCAGATCATGTACGGCATCGCCGGCGAGCGGGAGCTCGGCGAGGCGGAGCTCGACTGGCTCCCGGGGTACGAGAACTCCGGCCCCGTCCGGGTCGGCAACGGCGCCGCCAACCAGCTCCAGCTGGACGTCTACGGCGAGGTCACCGAGGCCCTCCACCTCGCGCACATGACGGGACTCTCCCGCAACGACTACGCCTCGCTGCTCCAGCTGAAGCTGATCCGGTACCTGGAGACCCACTGGGACCAGCCCGACGAGGGCATCTGGGAGGTCCGCGGCCCGCGCCGCCACTTCACCCACTCCAAGGTGATGGCCTGGGTCGCCGTCGACCGCACCATCAAGCTCATCGAGTCCGGGGACGCCGACGGCCCGCTGGAGCGCTGGCGCGAGCTGCGCGACGAGATCCACCGGGACGTCTGCGAGAAGGGGTACGACAAGGAGCGGAACACCTTCACGCAGTCGTACGGCTCCAAGGAGCTGGACGCCTCGCTGCTCCTCATCCCGCAGATGGGCTTCCTGCCGCCGGACGACAAGCGGGTCATCGGCACGATCGAGGCGATCCAGCGGGAGCTGTCCACGGAGGACGGCTTCGTGCTGCGCTACCCGACGGCCGGCGAGGAGGCCGGGGTCGACGGCCTGGAGGGCGACGAGGGCGCGTTCCTCGCCTGCTCGTTCTGGCTCGCCGACGACCTGGCGATGATCGGCCGGGTCGACGAGGCCCGCACGCTCTTCGAGAAGCTGCTCTCCCTCCGCAACGACCTCGGGCTGCTCGCCGAGGAGTGGGACCCCCGGCTCCAGCGCCAGGTGGGCAACTTCCCCCAGGCGTTCAGCCATGTCCCGCTGATCGACACCGCGCTGCGTCTGACGGCGAGCGGGGCGTACGGCGGCTAG
- a CDS encoding FAD-binding oxidoreductase codes for MGPHVSESALAGLVEDLAGEVITPGDPVYDEARALHNGMIDRRPSVIAQCATQADVSNAILFGREAELPIAVRGGGHSVAGTSMIDGALVVDLRRMHGVVVDPEDMTVRVEGGATMAHLDHACQPFHVATTGGRVSTTGVGGFTLGGGSGWLERKFGLASDNLLAADLITAEGKHVHTDAEENPELFWALHGGGGNFGVATSLTLRLHPLPRMSVAMLFFLPDDAPEVVRTFRDLGARAPDEMGGGAIYMPAPPEPFVPEELVGKLVCGALFTYTGPVSELREFAAPLFALKPVVEVVTDIPYVDLQTMLDDPPGLRNYWSAEYLTDFPDEAVDTFCDRGARIPASTATQHVLFLMGGAVAAGASRYPQPWRTAPWAVHPFATWEDPAYDEQAKQWVHDVRADVRPWALDATYLNFIGAEGEQRIVSSFGEENYRRLAAVKAAYDPGNVFRFNQNIAPAG; via the coding sequence ATGGGTCCCCATGTCTCCGAAAGCGCCCTGGCCGGACTCGTCGAGGACCTGGCCGGTGAGGTGATCACCCCCGGCGATCCGGTCTACGACGAGGCACGGGCGCTGCACAACGGCATGATCGACCGGCGCCCGTCGGTGATCGCCCAGTGCGCCACCCAGGCCGACGTGTCCAACGCGATCCTGTTCGGCCGCGAGGCGGAGCTGCCGATCGCGGTACGCGGCGGCGGGCACAGCGTCGCAGGGACCTCCATGATCGACGGCGCGCTGGTCGTCGACCTCCGCCGGATGCACGGCGTCGTCGTGGACCCGGAGGACATGACGGTACGGGTCGAGGGCGGGGCGACCATGGCCCACCTGGACCACGCGTGCCAGCCGTTCCACGTGGCGACCACCGGCGGGCGGGTGTCCACCACGGGCGTCGGCGGCTTCACGCTGGGCGGCGGCTCGGGCTGGCTGGAGCGGAAGTTCGGTCTTGCCAGCGACAACCTGCTCGCCGCCGACCTGATCACCGCCGAGGGCAAGCACGTCCACACGGACGCCGAGGAGAACCCGGAGCTGTTCTGGGCGCTGCACGGCGGCGGCGGCAACTTCGGGGTGGCGACCTCACTGACGCTGCGGCTGCACCCGCTGCCCCGGATGAGCGTCGCGATGCTGTTCTTCCTGCCCGACGACGCGCCCGAGGTGGTGCGCACCTTCCGCGATCTCGGCGCCCGCGCGCCGGACGAGATGGGCGGCGGCGCCATCTACATGCCGGCGCCCCCGGAGCCGTTCGTCCCCGAGGAACTGGTCGGCAAGCTGGTCTGCGGGGCCCTGTTCACGTACACCGGCCCGGTCTCCGAACTCCGTGAGTTCGCGGCGCCGCTGTTCGCGCTGAAGCCGGTGGTCGAGGTCGTCACGGACATCCCGTACGTGGACCTGCAGACGATGCTCGACGACCCTCCCGGGCTGCGGAACTACTGGTCGGCCGAGTATCTGACGGACTTCCCCGACGAGGCCGTGGACACCTTCTGCGACCGCGGCGCGCGGATCCCGGCGTCGACCGCCACCCAGCACGTGCTGTTCCTGATGGGCGGGGCCGTGGCCGCCGGGGCCTCCCGGTACCCGCAGCCGTGGCGCACCGCCCCCTGGGCGGTGCACCCGTTCGCGACCTGGGAGGACCCCGCGTACGACGAGCAGGCGAAGCAGTGGGTCCACGACGTGCGGGCCGACGTGCGACCGTGGGCCCTCGACGCGACGTACCTGAACTTCATCGGTGCCGAGGGCGAGCAGCGGATCGTCTCCTCCTTCGGTGAGGAGAACTACCGCCGGCTCGCCGCCGTGAAGGCCGCGTACGACCCCGGCAACGTGTTCCGTTTCAACCAGAACATCGCGCCGGCCGGCTGA